From the genome of Streptomyces sp. NBC_01116, one region includes:
- a CDS encoding phosphatase PAP2 family protein: protein MERWEGRRSVVNADHSVRGGAATDTGGGAGLTRALLWLVVAVLAVRQVAVVLRQPPGERLLDLETWIGENGVLHVTGSLYDSGRFTGTPFAGLVLKPLTASAQQALGVAWTFGSLLLVVALGLVAARALPAPVGRRTALLAAPVAISLLMLSLPVRNALHLGQTSILPVLLVLLAWFVVREHRAAGVLVGLAAAFQPVLLLFAALLWLTGRRQASVSAGVTFALATAAAWAAAPKDSWTYWVHHLAGAGLGERPDSLANQSLHGALLRLGLEGPVEIALFLVLSAAVVVVGLRRAVRYAQDGQVLLAVAVTGCVVVAVSPTAWQHQLLWVLLAVVGKVGKRASDRLVWPSVVLLVVILPGTMLLPNIEALFPVRDNVLLLVALGAACLAPFVPRTSPYWQHPVPTDYAKPVAARWRRVPLLPFWRRVLTRPNLLLELLLIRVVYDAYAQVRLAARAGRPLAEEHGRQIHAIEQWLHIDIEHWVNHTVVQITWLREFFDYYYSTFHFIVPLTILGVLYARRPADYRWVRSSIGFATLLALVGFWLYPLAPPRLMPGLGFIDTVHGVQDFAKPDYGTLTTVTNQYAAMPSLHFGWSLWCGVVIVMLAPKLWMKALGLLHPLFTIAAIVATANHWVLDAAGGALVVAMGFGLTYLLSGPRQLLTDGEGAGEPARTTSQPAHSDPESDPGPESESESDPGPRPGSDPDLDPEPAVVPEKVGGK, encoded by the coding sequence ATGGAACGGTGGGAGGGTCGGCGCAGCGTGGTGAATGCGGATCACAGTGTGCGCGGTGGCGCGGCGACGGACACGGGGGGAGGGGCCGGGCTGACCAGGGCCCTGCTCTGGCTGGTCGTGGCCGTGCTTGCGGTACGGCAGGTGGCGGTGGTGCTCCGGCAGCCACCGGGAGAGCGGCTCCTCGATCTGGAGACCTGGATCGGGGAGAACGGTGTCCTGCACGTGACGGGCTCGCTGTACGACAGCGGTCGGTTCACCGGCACTCCCTTCGCCGGGCTGGTGCTGAAACCTCTCACCGCTTCGGCCCAACAGGCCCTGGGCGTCGCGTGGACGTTCGGGTCCCTGCTGCTCGTCGTCGCCCTCGGCCTCGTCGCGGCGCGGGCCCTGCCCGCACCGGTGGGCCGCCGGACGGCGCTGCTCGCCGCCCCCGTCGCGATCAGCCTGCTCATGCTGTCGCTGCCGGTGCGCAACGCCCTGCACCTGGGTCAGACCAGCATCCTGCCCGTCCTGCTGGTGCTCCTGGCCTGGTTCGTCGTCCGGGAACACCGTGCGGCGGGCGTTCTCGTCGGCCTCGCCGCCGCCTTCCAGCCGGTGCTGCTGCTCTTCGCCGCCCTGCTCTGGCTGACCGGCAGGCGGCAGGCGTCGGTGAGCGCGGGCGTGACCTTCGCCCTCGCCACGGCCGCCGCCTGGGCTGCGGCGCCGAAGGACTCGTGGACGTACTGGGTGCACCATCTCGCGGGCGCGGGGCTGGGGGAGCGGCCGGACAGCCTCGCCAACCAGTCCCTGCACGGGGCGCTGCTCAGGCTCGGCCTCGAAGGTCCCGTGGAGATCGCCCTGTTCCTGGTGCTCTCCGCCGCCGTCGTGGTCGTCGGACTGCGGCGCGCGGTGCGGTACGCGCAGGACGGACAGGTGCTCCTCGCCGTGGCCGTGACCGGCTGCGTCGTGGTCGCCGTCTCGCCGACCGCCTGGCAGCACCAACTGCTGTGGGTGCTCCTCGCGGTCGTCGGCAAGGTCGGCAAGCGGGCCTCCGACCGGCTGGTCTGGCCGTCCGTGGTGCTGCTGGTCGTCATCCTGCCGGGCACGATGCTGCTGCCGAACATCGAGGCGCTCTTCCCGGTCCGCGACAACGTGCTGCTCCTCGTGGCGCTCGGCGCGGCCTGCCTCGCCCCGTTCGTGCCCCGCACCTCGCCGTACTGGCAGCACCCCGTCCCCACCGACTACGCGAAACCGGTCGCGGCGCGCTGGAGACGCGTGCCGCTCCTGCCGTTCTGGCGCCGGGTCCTCACCCGCCCCAACCTGCTGCTGGAACTCCTGCTCATCAGGGTCGTCTACGACGCCTACGCCCAGGTCCGCCTCGCCGCCAGGGCGGGCCGCCCGCTCGCCGAGGAGCACGGCCGGCAGATCCACGCCATCGAGCAGTGGCTGCACATCGACATCGAGCACTGGGTCAACCACACGGTCGTGCAGATCACCTGGCTGCGTGAGTTCTTCGACTACTACTACTCCACGTTCCACTTCATCGTCCCGCTGACGATCCTCGGCGTCCTGTACGCGCGCCGCCCCGCCGACTACCGCTGGGTCCGCTCGTCCATCGGCTTCGCCACCCTGCTCGCCCTCGTCGGCTTCTGGCTCTACCCCCTGGCCCCGCCCCGGCTCATGCCCGGCCTCGGCTTCATCGACACCGTCCACGGGGTGCAGGACTTCGCGAAGCCCGACTACGGGACGCTGACCACCGTCACCAACCAGTACGCGGCGATGCCGTCGCTGCACTTCGGCTGGTCGCTGTGGTGCGGTGTGGTGATCGTGATGCTGGCTCCGAAGCTGTGGATGAAGGCGCTCGGCCTGCTGCACCCGCTCTTCACGATCGCCGCGATCGTGGCCACCGCCAACCACTGGGTGCTCGACGCGGCCGGCGGCGCGCTCGTCGTGGCGATGGGCTTCGGGCTGACATATCTGCTGTCGGGGCCGCGGCAGCTCCTGACCGACGGGGAGGGGGCGGGGGAGCCCGCGCGGACGACGTCGCAGCCCGCCCACTCCGACCCTGAATCCGACCCCGGCCCTGAATCCGAATCCGAATCCGACCCCGGCCCCCGGCCCGGCTCAGACCCCGACCTCGACCCCGAACCCGCCGTCGTGCCCGAAAAGGTCGGCGGCAAGTAG
- a CDS encoding serpin family protein, whose amino-acid sequence MTDVSATATDAATGVTATDAATEVTATDAATATGAVQRLAARWIRDGMAAGEGPDGTGRGADFVCSPAGLWLALAAVAAGARGATAAELRALLGTADREAAPAVTEVARTLAGTGALGVATRVWSRVPVLPAYQEALPDVRFDPMDPAAVDAWVREATGGLIERLPSAITDATLLALVNVLALKARWEDPFEGVRTRNLLFTDAAGAVGPVPTMIKDVPPADVRTVDGTYVVELRCAREPGGLPGARVRLVLGEPGAGAGRVLPVGWAPRGAGALLDADRVTIGLPRLGLRTRVPVTDHLPALGVRLATSDAADFSGLSPERLAVSAVVQEAVLKIVEEGVEAAAVTVVPMRPGAAPRQERARHIAFNRPFGVVVLAGSEDTPLFTAWQAEAPVAPIA is encoded by the coding sequence GTGACTGATGTGTCCGCGACCGCGACCGACGCCGCGACCGGTGTGACCGCGACCGATGCCGCTACCGAGGTGACCGCGACCGACGCAGCGACCGCGACCGGAGCCGTCCAGCGCCTCGCCGCGCGCTGGATACGGGACGGCATGGCCGCAGGAGAGGGCCCGGACGGGACGGGGAGGGGCGCCGACTTCGTGTGCTCGCCCGCCGGGCTCTGGCTCGCCCTGGCCGCCGTGGCCGCCGGTGCGCGCGGCGCGACCGCCGCCGAGCTGAGGGCCCTCCTGGGCACCGCGGACCGGGAGGCCGCGCCGGCCGTCACGGAGGTGGCCCGCACGCTGGCCGGGACCGGGGCGCTGGGCGTGGCCACCCGGGTCTGGAGCCGGGTACCCGTCCTCCCCGCGTACCAGGAGGCGCTTCCGGACGTCCGCTTCGACCCGATGGACCCGGCGGCCGTCGACGCCTGGGTCCGCGAGGCCACCGGAGGGCTGATCGAACGGCTGCCGTCGGCGATCACCGACGCGACCCTGCTCGCCCTGGTCAACGTCCTGGCGCTGAAGGCCCGCTGGGAGGATCCGTTCGAGGGCGTGCGGACGCGGAACCTGCTGTTCACCGACGCGGCCGGGGCGGTCGGCCCGGTGCCGACCATGATCAAGGACGTGCCGCCGGCCGACGTCCGGACGGTGGACGGCACGTACGTCGTCGAGCTGCGTTGTGCCAGGGAACCCGGCGGCCTGCCCGGGGCCCGGGTCCGCCTCGTCCTGGGAGAGCCGGGGGCCGGGGCCGGCCGGGTGCTGCCCGTGGGATGGGCGCCCCGGGGCGCGGGAGCCCTGCTGGACGCCGACCGGGTGACCATCGGGCTGCCACGCCTCGGCCTGCGGACCCGGGTGCCCGTCACCGATCACCTGCCCGCCCTCGGCGTACGGCTGGCCACCTCCGACGCCGCCGACTTCTCCGGCCTTTCGCCGGAACGCCTCGCCGTCTCCGCCGTGGTCCAGGAGGCCGTGCTGAAGATCGTCGAGGAGGGCGTGGAGGCCGCGGCCGTGACGGTGGTCCCGATGCGTCCGGGCGCCGCACCCCGGCAGGAGCGGGCGCGCCACATCGCCTTCAACCGTCCCTTCGGCGTCGTCGTGCTGGCCGGGTCCGAGGACACCCCGCTGTTCACCGCCTGGCAGGCGGAGGCTCCGGTCGCCCCGATCGCCTGA
- a CDS encoding GNAT family N-acetyltransferase encodes MTWTVAAERFDSPDASALRRDYYDEVASRYWQRPATTAEIDDGLDDDGADLLVPPTGQFVVGRYGSKAASCAGLLLTEAAGPGTAELTRVYVRPAFRGTGGGGLLLAAVEEAARAYGVRLLRLDTRGDLVEARGLYTKHGYREVPAFHRRQYAEHWFAKEL; translated from the coding sequence ATGACCTGGACCGTGGCCGCCGAACGATTCGACTCCCCCGACGCGAGCGCCCTGCGCCGCGACTACTACGACGAGGTGGCGAGCCGGTACTGGCAGCGGCCCGCCACCACCGCGGAGATCGACGACGGGCTCGACGACGACGGCGCCGACCTGCTCGTACCGCCGACCGGGCAGTTCGTCGTCGGCCGGTACGGGAGCAAGGCGGCGAGCTGCGCCGGGCTGCTACTGACGGAGGCCGCCGGTCCGGGCACGGCGGAGCTGACGCGGGTGTACGTGCGCCCCGCGTTCCGGGGCACGGGCGGTGGCGGGCTGCTGCTGGCCGCGGTGGAGGAGGCGGCGAGGGCGTACGGCGTACGGCTGCTGCGGCTGGACACCCGCGGCGACCTGGTCGAGGCGCGCGGGCTGTACACGAAGCACGGGTACCGGGAGGTGCCGGCGTTCCACCGGCGCCAGTACGCGGAGCACTGGTTCGCCAAGGAGCTGTGA
- a CDS encoding DHA2 family efflux MFS transporter permease subunit produces the protein MAQQLSPSPPAPGEGQSHRSVLVAIGALLLGMLLAALDQTIVSTALPTIVSELGGLDHLSWVVTAYLLAATAATPLWGKLGDQYGRKKLFQTAIVIFLIGSALCGVAQNMPQLIGFRALQGLGGGGLMVLSMAIVGDLVTPRERGKYQGLFGAVFGVTSVLGPLLGGFFTEHLSWRWVFYINLPIGVVALVVIAAVLHIPVRREKHTIDYLGTFLIAAVATALVLVASLGGTTWAWSSPQIIGLAVLAVVLLVVFVAVERRAVEPVLPLKLFRIRTFSLVAVISFVIGFAMFGAMTYLPTFLQVVHDITPTMSGVHMLPMVIGLLITSTGSGQVVSRTGRWKVFPITGTAITAVGLLLLHQLDENSSTWLMSAFFFVFGAGLGLVMQVLVLVAQNSVSYRDLGVATSGVTFFRSIGSAFGVAIFGTIFANRLTGQLTDALAGQSLPPGVDAGRLAADPRAIGQLPADLRPSVLGAYSTSITDVFLYAVPVVLLAFVLAWFLREDRLRGSVTAPDTSQTLASNPVERSSYDECARALSVLATREGRREIYEEITARAGYDLLPAASWLLLRIKRHGTVEPARLAETAPVPLHVITDAARQVEERGLARREGLQMILTDSGAEAVVRLSQAREDSLAELLGDWWGPERPTDLIRLVSELTAEVSGSTRERPPYPKPPRDHEAHLRQDEREAHRRSLDGYDDHGRSPGDHGRSPDDRDDHGRRHPPA, from the coding sequence GTGGCCCAGCAGCTGAGCCCGTCACCCCCGGCGCCCGGTGAGGGACAGTCCCACCGGAGCGTCCTGGTGGCGATCGGAGCGCTGCTCCTGGGCATGCTGCTCGCGGCACTCGATCAGACCATCGTCTCCACGGCGCTCCCGACGATCGTCAGTGAGCTCGGCGGTCTCGACCACCTGTCCTGGGTGGTGACCGCCTACCTGCTGGCGGCCACCGCGGCGACCCCGCTGTGGGGCAAGCTCGGCGACCAGTACGGCCGCAAGAAGCTCTTCCAGACCGCGATCGTGATCTTCCTGATCGGCTCCGCGCTCTGCGGCGTCGCCCAGAACATGCCCCAGCTGATCGGCTTCCGCGCCCTCCAGGGACTCGGCGGCGGCGGTCTCATGGTGCTGTCGATGGCGATCGTCGGCGACCTCGTCACCCCGCGCGAACGCGGCAAGTACCAGGGGCTCTTCGGCGCGGTCTTCGGCGTGACGAGTGTCCTCGGGCCGCTCCTCGGCGGCTTCTTCACCGAACACCTCAGCTGGCGCTGGGTCTTCTACATCAACCTGCCGATCGGCGTCGTCGCGCTGGTCGTCATCGCGGCCGTCCTGCACATCCCGGTCCGCCGCGAGAAGCACACCATCGACTACCTCGGCACCTTCCTCATCGCGGCCGTCGCCACCGCCCTGGTGCTCGTCGCCTCCCTCGGCGGTACGACCTGGGCGTGGAGCTCCCCGCAGATCATCGGTCTCGCGGTGCTCGCCGTCGTGCTGCTCGTGGTCTTCGTCGCCGTCGAGCGGCGCGCGGTCGAGCCCGTACTGCCGCTGAAACTGTTCCGGATCAGGACCTTCAGCCTCGTCGCCGTGATCAGCTTCGTCATCGGCTTCGCCATGTTCGGCGCGATGACCTACCTGCCGACCTTCCTCCAGGTGGTCCACGACATCACCCCGACGATGTCCGGCGTGCACATGCTGCCGATGGTGATCGGCCTGCTGATCACCTCGACCGGCTCCGGCCAGGTCGTCAGCCGCACCGGCCGCTGGAAGGTCTTCCCCATCACGGGCACGGCCATCACGGCCGTCGGGCTGCTGCTGCTCCACCAGCTCGACGAGAACAGCTCCACCTGGCTCATGAGCGCCTTCTTCTTCGTCTTCGGCGCCGGTCTCGGCCTGGTGATGCAGGTCCTCGTCCTGGTCGCCCAGAACTCCGTCTCCTACCGGGACCTCGGTGTCGCCACCTCCGGCGTGACGTTCTTCCGGTCCATCGGCTCCGCGTTCGGCGTGGCCATCTTCGGGACCATCTTCGCCAACCGGCTGACCGGGCAGCTCACGGACGCGCTCGCCGGACAGTCGCTGCCGCCGGGCGTCGACGCGGGGCGGCTGGCCGCCGACCCCCGGGCCATCGGGCAGCTCCCGGCCGACCTGCGGCCCTCCGTCCTCGGCGCCTACTCCACGTCCATCACGGACGTCTTCCTGTACGCCGTCCCGGTGGTCCTCCTGGCCTTCGTCCTCGCCTGGTTCCTCCGCGAGGACAGGCTCCGGGGCTCGGTCACCGCCCCCGACACCAGCCAGACCCTCGCCTCCAACCCCGTCGAGCGCTCCTCGTACGACGAGTGCGCCCGCGCACTGTCGGTGCTGGCCACCCGGGAGGGCCGCCGTGAGATCTACGAGGAGATCACCGCGCGGGCGGGGTACGACCTGCTGCCCGCCGCCAGCTGGCTGCTCCTGCGGATCAAGCGGCACGGCACCGTCGAACCCGCCCGGCTCGCCGAGACGGCGCCCGTACCGCTGCACGTGATCACCGATGCGGCCCGGCAGGTCGAGGAACGCGGACTGGCCCGCCGGGAGGGCCTGCAGATGATCCTCACCGACAGCGGGGCCGAGGCCGTCGTGCGGCTCTCGCAGGCGCGTGAGGACTCCCTCGCGGAACTCCTCGGCGACTGGTGGGGTCCCGAGCGCCCCACCGACCTGATCAGGCTCGTCAGCGAACTGACCGCCGAGGTCAGCGGCTCGACCAGGGAGCGGCCCCCCTATCCGAAGCCTCCTCGCGACCACGAGGCCCACCTGCGCCAGGACGAGCGCGAGGCCCACCGGCGGAGCCTCGACGGCTACGACGATCACGGCCGGAGTCCCGGCGATCACGGACGGAGCCCCGACGATCGCGACGATCACGGCCGGCGCCACCCGCCGGCCTGA
- a CDS encoding peptidoglycan-binding protein: MTGHACPECGRRKAGEPGTEHRTPCRCAVGAPTAQLTEDEQRAARTAEIAAAEDFDPLRIRPYVTLTDHAGPAGDGGWDGGPRSGSGTWESAATGTGPPGPGTAGTAGAAGAAGAAGATGTGEPAIDPGAAAATMPLFLAGGGPDPDMSTGVGAGAGAGAGMGTGGLGGPGDTGSPGGAAYPAPPDGSRRRTPGAGPAFGSDPVRPRRRRPFGALAVGAAVAAVVGTAAFAGGLFGGDDGTDEALPEATTSVPDTEEEPAASVAPSPSASTAPPATRSPSATPSASTSPSASPTRSREPSPTTSASASPKASASPTATDGAPPATQPTDAPPGLTGASLRPGDRGPEVTELQNRLKEVWLYAGPSDGNYNDQVRSAVVIYQSYQDIDGDPVGVYGPNTRGVLEAETNGRGRH; this comes from the coding sequence ATGACCGGACACGCCTGCCCGGAGTGCGGGAGACGGAAGGCCGGGGAGCCCGGCACGGAGCACCGGACGCCGTGCCGCTGCGCCGTCGGCGCACCGACGGCGCAGCTCACGGAGGACGAACAGCGCGCCGCCCGTACGGCGGAGATCGCCGCGGCCGAGGACTTCGACCCGCTGCGCATCCGGCCGTACGTGACGCTGACGGACCACGCAGGACCGGCCGGGGACGGGGGCTGGGACGGGGGGCCCCGTTCCGGGTCCGGTACGTGGGAGAGCGCGGCGACCGGGACCGGCCCGCCGGGCCCCGGCACCGCGGGGACTGCTGGCGCTGCGGGCGCCGCGGGCGCCGCGGGCGCTACTGGGACCGGGGAGCCTGCGATCGACCCGGGTGCGGCGGCGGCCACGATGCCGCTGTTCCTGGCGGGCGGCGGCCCGGACCCGGACATGAGTACGGGCGTGGGTGCGGGCGCAGGCGCGGGCGCAGGCATGGGCACGGGCGGCCTCGGCGGCCCTGGCGACACCGGCAGCCCCGGCGGCGCCGCGTACCCCGCGCCGCCGGACGGAAGCCGCAGACGCACGCCGGGCGCGGGCCCCGCCTTCGGCTCCGACCCCGTGCGACCGCGCCGCAGGCGCCCCTTCGGGGCGCTCGCCGTGGGGGCGGCCGTGGCCGCGGTGGTCGGCACGGCGGCCTTCGCCGGCGGGCTGTTCGGCGGCGACGACGGCACGGACGAGGCGCTGCCGGAGGCGACCACGAGCGTCCCGGACACCGAGGAGGAACCGGCCGCGTCGGTGGCCCCGTCGCCCTCCGCGTCGACCGCTCCGCCCGCTACGCGGTCCCCCTCGGCCACACCGTCCGCATCGACGTCCCCGTCCGCCTCGCCGACGAGGAGCCGGGAGCCCTCCCCGACCACCAGCGCGTCCGCGTCGCCGAAGGCGAGCGCGTCGCCCACCGCGACCGACGGCGCCCCTCCGGCCACGCAGCCCACCGACGCACCTCCGGGGCTGACCGGCGCCTCGCTGCGCCCCGGCGACCGCGGCCCGGAGGTCACCGAGTTGCAGAACAGGCTCAAGGAGGTGTGGCTCTACGCGGGGCCGTCCGACGGGAACTACAACGACCAGGTGAGGAGCGCCGTGGTGATCTACCAGTCCTACCAGGACATCGACGGCGATCCGGTGGGCGTGTACGGGCCGAACACCCGGGGCGTGCTGGAGGCGGAGACGAACGGACGCGGACGCCACTGA
- a CDS encoding HAD-IA family hydrolase, producing MPPTVLTAHALLLDMDGTLVNSDAVVERCWRRWAIEHGLDPEAALKVVHGRQGYATMAVLLPDRPMEENHADNRVMLAEETADVEGVVPIGGAPAFMAAIAELPHALVTSADTALATARMAAAALPMPAVRVTAEQVGASKPDPEGFLKGAAELGFGAADCIVFEDSEAGIAAGRAAGMRVVGVGPRAAALAPDAHVDDLTQVRVEAAGDGSIRLHITEAA from the coding sequence ATGCCTCCCACCGTCCTCACCGCACACGCCCTCCTGCTGGACATGGACGGCACCCTCGTGAACTCCGACGCGGTGGTGGAGCGCTGCTGGCGGCGCTGGGCGATCGAGCACGGGCTGGACCCCGAGGCAGCGCTCAAGGTGGTCCACGGCCGTCAGGGGTACGCCACGATGGCCGTCCTGCTCCCGGACCGCCCGATGGAGGAGAACCACGCGGACAACCGGGTGATGCTCGCCGAGGAGACCGCCGACGTCGAGGGCGTCGTGCCGATCGGCGGGGCACCCGCGTTCATGGCCGCGATCGCCGAGTTGCCGCACGCCCTGGTGACCTCCGCCGACACCGCGCTCGCGACGGCCCGGATGGCCGCGGCCGCGCTGCCGATGCCCGCCGTCCGCGTCACCGCCGAGCAGGTCGGCGCCAGCAAGCCGGACCCCGAGGGCTTCCTCAAGGGCGCGGCGGAGCTGGGCTTCGGCGCGGCGGACTGCATCGTGTTCGAGGACTCCGAGGCGGGCATCGCGGCGGGCCGGGCGGCGGGCATGCGCGTCGTGGGCGTCGGCCCGCGCGCGGCGGCCCTCGCACCGGACGCCCATGTCGACGATCTGACGCAGGTGCGCGTGGAGGCGGCCGGGGACGGCTCGATCCGCCTGCACATCACCGAGGCCGCCTGA
- a CDS encoding ABC transporter permease, which yields MLLPVSLTLGVVLAVLLVLAAAVAAWASLGRSREILVAGVRAAVQLAAVSLLIGWVVRSLAPLLGFVALMFAVAVWTAGRRVTGNRTWRWAAVPIGAGVLPVVGALLLTGLVPVRGLALIPVAGILIGGALTATVLGGRRALDELAGRRGEVEAGMALGLLDRDARLEIVRPAASDALLPGLDQTRTVGLVTLPGAFVGMLLGGASPVEAGAVQLFVLVALMAVQVVAVATVLELVARGLMHRD from the coding sequence GTGCTGCTACCGGTCTCCCTCACCCTCGGCGTCGTCCTCGCGGTCCTGCTGGTCCTCGCCGCCGCCGTCGCCGCGTGGGCCTCGCTGGGCCGGTCGCGCGAGATCCTCGTCGCCGGAGTGCGGGCGGCGGTCCAACTCGCCGCCGTCTCCCTGCTCATCGGCTGGGTGGTCCGCTCCCTGGCGCCGCTCCTCGGCTTCGTGGCGCTGATGTTCGCCGTGGCCGTGTGGACCGCTGGGCGCCGGGTCACCGGCAATCGCACCTGGCGCTGGGCGGCGGTGCCGATCGGGGCGGGCGTGCTGCCCGTGGTGGGGGCGCTGCTGCTCACGGGGCTCGTGCCGGTCCGGGGCCTGGCGCTCATTCCGGTGGCGGGCATCCTCATCGGCGGGGCGCTCACCGCGACCGTGCTCGGCGGGCGGCGCGCCTTGGACGAACTGGCCGGCCGGCGCGGAGAGGTGGAGGCGGGCATGGCCCTCGGGCTGCTCGACCGGGACGCCCGGCTGGAGATCGTCCGGCCGGCGGCGTCGGACGCGTTGCTGCCCGGGCTCGATCAGACCAGGACGGTCGGGCTCGTCACCTTGCCGGGGGCGTTCGTGGGCATGCTGCTGGGCGGCGCCTCACCCGTGGAGGCGGGCGCCGTGCAGCTGTTCGTCCTGGTGGCGCTGATGGCGGTCCAGGTGGTCGCCGTCGCCACGGTCCTGGAGCTGGTCGCGCGCGGGCTGATGCACCGGGACTGA
- a CDS encoding HNH endonuclease family protein, with protein MSGVYARRLSVVAATAALAATSTLFTAPSAQAAMPTPVSAATARTYLGQLSVGAEGSSSGYSRDKFPHWITQSGACNTREVVLKRDGTNVQQDSSCAAVSGSWYSPYDGATWSAASDVDIDHMVPLAEAWRSGASSWTTAQRQSFANDLTRPQLIAVTDNVNQAKGDKDPAEWMPPSSSYKCTYVRAWVHVKKQYNLTVDSAEKSALQSALNGC; from the coding sequence ATGTCCGGTGTCTACGCGCGTCGCCTCTCCGTCGTCGCCGCAACCGCCGCGCTCGCCGCCACGTCCACCCTGTTCACCGCCCCGAGCGCGCAGGCCGCCATGCCCACCCCGGTCAGCGCGGCGACCGCACGCACCTACCTCGGCCAGCTCTCGGTCGGCGCGGAGGGCTCGTCCAGCGGCTACAGCCGCGACAAGTTCCCGCACTGGATCACCCAGTCGGGAGCCTGCAACACCCGCGAGGTCGTCCTCAAGCGCGACGGCACGAACGTCCAGCAGGACTCCTCCTGCGCCGCGGTCAGCGGCAGTTGGTACTCGCCCTACGACGGCGCCACCTGGAGCGCCGCCTCCGATGTGGACATCGACCACATGGTCCCGCTCGCCGAGGCCTGGCGCTCCGGCGCGAGCAGCTGGACCACCGCCCAGCGCCAGTCGTTCGCCAACGACCTGACGCGCCCCCAGCTCATCGCGGTCACCGACAACGTGAACCAGGCCAAGGGCGACAAGGACCCGGCCGAGTGGATGCCGCCGAGTTCCTCGTACAAGTGCACCTATGTCCGCGCCTGGGTCCACGTCAAGAAGCAGTACAACCTGACCGTGGACTCCGCCGAGAAGAGCGCCCTCCAGTCCGCCCTGAACGGCTGCTGA